In Felis catus isolate Fca126 chromosome A2, F.catus_Fca126_mat1.0, whole genome shotgun sequence, the following proteins share a genomic window:
- the LOC123383847 gene encoding PH domain leucine-rich repeat-containing protein phosphatase 1-like yields the protein MAATAAAAAAAATAAAAAAAASARGPPAPLRRGRGGGDEAACRHFACGLPPAVASWHRGLKTGNWRQRVWPPALGELVLGVTRRPLGAEEAPVRRLRAPDKSGAGASSAVSMEERETEEVGGRSSRKNTATVSAASLPPCIGVKSCRCRRCSCRRCLLLLLAPGKDFPAGGTMCGVGSRS from the exons AtggcggcgacggcggcggcggccgcggcggcggcgacggcggcggcggcggcggcggcggcaagTGCACGGGGCCCGCCCGCCCCGCTCcgcaggggcagagggggaggggacgaAGCTGCCTGCCGCCATTTTGCTTGTGGGCTGCCGCCCGCTGTTGCCTCTTGGCACAGAGGCTTGAAGACAGGCAACTGGAggcagagag tctggCCTCCAGCGCTGGGTGAACTCGTTTTGGGTGTCACTCGACGCCCACTAGGGGCTGAGGAGGCTCCAGTGCGCAGACTCCGGGCACCGGATAAAAGCGGAGCTGGAGCGTCCAGCGCCGTCTCGATGGAGGAGCGAGAAACGGAAGAGGTCGGGGGGAGAAGCAGCAGGAAAAATACAGCCACCGTCAGCGCCGCTTCCCTGCCACCGTGTATCGGGGTAAAAAGCTGCCGTTGCCGTCGGTGCAGTTGCCGTCGCTGCCTCCTACTTCTCTTGGCCCCGGGGAAGGATTTCCCCGCCGGCGGGACAATGTgcggggtggggagcaggagtTAA